A window of the Salarias fasciatus chromosome 7, fSalaFa1.1, whole genome shotgun sequence genome harbors these coding sequences:
- the LOC115392273 gene encoding uncharacterized protein LOC115392273, with protein sequence MYAKCREHGLRVKKEDVRLVLKELDPRGVSLRQAGRLRRRRYFSRGPNFIWHIDSYDKLKPYGFCINGSIDGFSRKIIWLNAYTTNSDPKLIGGYYVEAVQRLGGCPRIVRGDLGTENGHVRRFQRFLVPIHPDGTFDSYLEGASTANQRIEYWWGVLRNQCVEFWLSLFADIRDNGFFDGGFLDKAILQFCCMGLIQDELDDTAQVWNAHTIRPSNNIPSGRPNVMYALPQLYGTRDFLSPVEDEYLQLCKEECVFRRAIPCDSDVNELCNILMAESHLTLPRDPYQAVNLYFHLREAITSSL encoded by the exons ATGTACGCAAAGTGTCGAGAACATGGACTACGGGTAAAGAAGGAGGATGTGCGGTTGGTGTTGAAGGAGCTGGATCCCAGAGGAGTGTCGCTAAGGCAAGCAGGACGTTTACGACGACGGCGCTACTTCTCGAGAGGTCCTAACTTCATTTGGCACATTGACTCGTATGATAAACTGAAGCCATATGGATTTTGTATCAACGGAAGCATCGACGGTTTTTCTAGGAAAATAATCTGGCTTAATGCCTACACCACGAATAGTGACCCAAAGTTGATCGGAGGTTACTACGTTGAAGCAGTGCAACGTTTAGGAGGCTGTCCAAGGATTGTGAGAGGCGATCTCGGGACCGAAAACGGCCATGTTCGACGCTTTCAGCGGTTCCTCGTCCCCATTCATCCAGACGGCACTTTTGACAGCTATTTGGAGGGAGCTAGCACCGCCAATCAACGGATCGAATATTGGTGGGGTGTTCTCCGCAACCAGTGTGTGGAGTTCTGGTTGTCCTTGTTTGCAGACATCAGAGACAACGGGTTTTTTGACGGCGGGTTTCTGGACAAGGCCATCCTTCAATTTTGTTGCATGGGACTCAtccag GATGAGTTGGATGACACTGCACAGGTTTGGAATGCACACACCATCAGACCATCAAATAACATCCCCAGTGGTCGGCCCAATGTGATGTATGCATTACCTCAACTCTATGGGACCAGAGACTTCCTTTCCCCTGTTGAAGATGAATATCTTCAGCTGTGCAAAGAAGAATGCGTCTTTCGCCGGGCGATACCATGTGATTCAGATGTGAATGAACTCTGCAACATCTTAATGGCAGAGTCTCATCTGACTCTGCCAAGAGATCCCTACCAAGCTGTGAACTTATATTTTCACTTAAGAGAAGCCATCACTTCATCTCTGTAA